Proteins from a genomic interval of Flammeovirgaceae bacterium SG7u.111:
- a CDS encoding alcohol dehydrogenase catalytic domain-containing protein, protein MKAAFYSEKGKFTVGESEPIKPGKNEVRLDVAYCGVCGTDVHIFHGVMDHRVDKPQTVGHEASATVAEIGEGVDNVKVGDTVAVRPLHFGAPHPFDKGNAHVGKNLKFIGIDSPGAFQKSWTVPAYTLHKLPEGMSLKHGAFIEPLSVACHDVKIGRVVEGENCLVIGGGPIGTLIAYVLKEKGANVFISEVNEARLTMLNDLGFTTINPIEEDLMAKISELTGEAMIDCAFEVSGSAPGVATMTEVVNARGRIVMVAIHGGEKKPVDLFKFFWSEIELLGARLYQEDDYEEAIKIAASGNIPFEKLITKVDTLENIQSVFEEIDNNPAGMKYLIDCGA, encoded by the coding sequence ATGAAAGCAGCATTTTATTCCGAAAAAGGAAAATTCACCGTAGGAGAATCCGAGCCAATTAAACCTGGTAAAAATGAAGTAAGATTAGACGTAGCTTATTGTGGCGTATGTGGTACTGACGTACATATTTTCCACGGGGTGATGGACCATAGGGTTGACAAGCCTCAAACCGTAGGTCATGAAGCTTCTGCAACAGTAGCTGAGATTGGCGAAGGCGTAGATAATGTAAAAGTAGGCGATACCGTAGCAGTTCGTCCCTTGCACTTTGGTGCACCTCACCCGTTTGATAAAGGCAACGCTCACGTAGGCAAAAACCTCAAGTTTATTGGTATAGATAGCCCAGGTGCTTTCCAAAAAAGCTGGACTGTTCCCGCTTACACCCTCCACAAATTGCCTGAAGGTATGAGCCTGAAGCACGGAGCTTTTATTGAGCCATTGTCAGTAGCTTGCCACGATGTAAAAATCGGACGTGTAGTAGAAGGTGAAAATTGCTTAGTAATAGGTGGCGGCCCTATCGGTACGCTCATTGCCTATGTGCTCAAAGAAAAAGGAGCAAATGTCTTCATTTCTGAAGTGAACGAAGCTCGCCTCACCATGCTCAACGATCTAGGTTTCACTACCATCAATCCTATCGAAGAAGACTTGATGGCGAAAATATCTGAGCTTACCGGCGAAGCCATGATCGATTGTGCTTTTGAAGTTTCAGGATCTGCGCCGGGCGTAGCAACCATGACCGAAGTGGTAAATGCAAGAGGTAGGATCGTGATGGTGGCTATCCACGGCGGTGAGAAAAAACCAGTTGATTTGTTCAAGTTTTTCTGGTCTGAAATTGAGCTTTTGGGCGCAAGGCTCTACCAAGAAGACGATTACGAAGAAGCTATCAAAATTGCTGCTTCTGGAAATATCCCATTCGAAAAGCTTATCACCAAAGTAGATACGCTAGAGAATATCCAGTCAGTTTTTGAGGAAATTGACAACAATCCAGCAGGTATGAAATACCTTATCGATTGCGGCGCTTAA
- a CDS encoding SDR family NAD(P)-dependent oxidoreductase — MLDTFKLAGKVALVTGCKRGIGKAMAIGLAEAGADIIGVSASLELSGSEVEKEVVARGRKFKAYQCDFSDRSSLYEFIAAAKKDFPQIDILVNNAGTILRTPAAEHPDEMWDKVIEVNQNSQFILTREFGKEMIKRGSGKVVFTASLLTFQGGITVPGYAASKGAIGQMTMAFANEWAGKGVNVNAIAPGYINTDNTEALRNDPVRSESILSRIPANRWGEPLDFAGPVVFLCSEAAAYMHGTTMLVDGGWMGR; from the coding sequence ATTTTAGATACATTCAAACTAGCAGGAAAAGTAGCCTTAGTTACAGGTTGCAAAAGAGGGATTGGTAAAGCGATGGCCATAGGCTTAGCAGAAGCTGGTGCAGATATCATCGGGGTTTCAGCTTCTTTGGAGCTTAGCGGAAGCGAAGTAGAAAAAGAAGTAGTGGCAAGAGGTAGGAAATTCAAAGCTTACCAGTGCGATTTTTCTGACCGTAGCTCACTTTACGAATTCATTGCCGCAGCAAAAAAAGACTTTCCCCAAATAGATATTTTGGTGAACAATGCGGGTACTATCTTAAGAACTCCAGCAGCCGAGCACCCCGATGAAATGTGGGACAAGGTGATCGAAGTAAACCAAAACTCTCAGTTTATTCTTACCAGAGAGTTTGGAAAAGAAATGATTAAAAGAGGTTCTGGCAAAGTTGTTTTCACAGCATCATTGCTTACGTTCCAAGGTGGAATCACCGTACCTGGCTATGCAGCAAGTAAAGGAGCTATTGGTCAAATGACCATGGCATTTGCTAACGAATGGGCTGGAAAAGGTGTGAACGTGAATGCGATTGCTCCAGGCTATATCAATACAGATAACACAGAGGCTTTGCGCAACGACCCTGTTCGCTCAGAATCTATTCTTTCTCGTATCCCTGCCAACCGCTGGGGCGAGCCTTTAGATTTTGCAGGGCCAGTAGTGTTCTTGTGTTCTGAAGCTGCGGCATATATGCATGGTACTACCATGCTCGTAGACGGTGGATGGATGGGCAGGTAA
- a CDS encoding glycosyl hydrolase produces the protein MKMKTSFKSLIFSVAMFSVALVGCNQNPPTAPASAETEATQDYPDSVYEFLAIPKGGKLSSASKRALERNYAQGPEWYIEFEMQDLKGDFAFEEGVTRRDPSDVIMVDGLYYVYYSKGTGKTYGFGTGDPEKKVFPWDKTEVWYATSKDGITWDEQGLAVGRGEAGAYDDRSVFTPQVLVHEGKYILVYQTVKFPYVNRVKNQVGMAISDSPRGPFKKLAEPILSPSDDGEWLGEEDNRFYVKKQGSFDSHKVHDPTLVHFNDKFYLYYKGERMGEHKTFGGREIKWGVAISDKLEGPYVKSEYNPITNSGHELCVWKYDGGIAALIITDGPERNTIQWSPDGVNFEIKSHIKWGPPAAGLITSEDFEGAPTNALLWGLTHQYVTYDDQYIRRFVGKVPVSP, from the coding sequence ATGAAAATGAAGACATCTTTTAAAAGTCTTATTTTTAGTGTAGCAATGTTTTCGGTTGCCCTAGTCGGTTGCAACCAAAACCCTCCTACAGCTCCAGCTTCTGCCGAAACAGAAGCTACTCAAGACTACCCCGATTCGGTCTACGAATTTTTGGCTATTCCCAAAGGGGGCAAGCTTAGCTCAGCATCTAAAAGAGCCTTGGAAAGAAACTATGCTCAAGGACCTGAGTGGTATATAGAATTTGAAATGCAAGACTTGAAAGGTGATTTTGCCTTTGAAGAAGGGGTGACCCGCCGAGATCCTAGCGACGTGATAATGGTGGATGGCTTGTACTATGTTTACTACAGCAAAGGCACAGGCAAAACATATGGCTTTGGCACAGGCGATCCCGAAAAGAAAGTGTTTCCTTGGGACAAAACAGAAGTTTGGTATGCAACTTCTAAAGACGGTATTACCTGGGACGAGCAAGGCTTGGCTGTAGGAAGAGGCGAAGCAGGTGCTTACGACGACCGTTCGGTGTTTACCCCACAAGTTTTAGTGCACGAGGGCAAATACATTTTAGTGTATCAAACAGTGAAGTTCCCGTATGTGAACCGTGTGAAAAACCAAGTGGGAATGGCTATTTCCGATTCACCAAGAGGCCCTTTCAAAAAACTAGCTGAGCCAATCCTGTCGCCAAGCGATGATGGTGAGTGGCTAGGCGAAGAAGACAACCGCTTTTATGTGAAAAAGCAAGGTTCGTTTGATAGCCATAAGGTGCATGACCCAACGTTGGTACATTTCAACGATAAGTTCTACCTCTACTACAAAGGCGAGCGAATGGGCGAGCACAAAACATTTGGTGGAAGAGAAATCAAATGGGGTGTAGCTATTTCAGACAAGCTTGAAGGGCCGTATGTGAAATCAGAGTACAATCCGATAACAAATAGTGGGCATGAGCTATGTGTATGGAAATACGATGGTGGAATTGCCGCACTCATTATCACCGATGGCCCAGAAAGGAACACAATTCAGTGGTCGCCCGATGGTGTGAATTTCGAGATCAAATCGCACATAAAATGGGGACCTCCTGCCGCAGGGCTTATCACTTCGGAAGATTTCGAAGGAGCACCTACCAATGCGCTACTTTGGGGCCTCACTCATCAATATGTAACCTACGATGACCAATACATAAGAAGGTTTGTAGGCAAAGTACCAGTTAGTCCCTGA
- a CDS encoding T9SS type A sorting domain-containing protein, with protein MKNYLYISSLSFLLFLSFSAWASSEDSVKVDINFDLRHEVGNISTFDRNKFITIHSNITEQEWDGDNFTPDLRDNFLNGYDAYLGRDTGGISWWLNAMVKEDPNRPGYADSVDIATFGQNVRNTYASKTQYHSYESRNGQIICAQLHPFWPDGQTTKNGWAFSQADTQDEPFGTATGEYMGRFIKEFFGTGGTTGQGRPNYVEIINEPLWHLVDYGTDSPEKIFKFHNAVAKEIRKYNKDLVIGGYCTAFPNHDEDNFKEWENRWKLFMDIAGENMDFWTIHLYDFPAFGGTQQYRKGSNMEATFDMMEQYSFMKFDEVKPFMVSEYGAQMHDYRKQWTPFRDWLFVKSVNSMMMQFMERPNIINKTIPFIPLKAEWGRDADGTAYNNRLLRKANELPGQTGEHYVYTEYIKIFELWSDVKGTRVDSYATNLDIMTDAYVDGKKAYVILNNLKFEPVNISLNHFGFSGNSLEKVEMKHVYLEGQVPVLKKEEFASAPQGVTLESEGTIVLAYTFNQEVKIDQLSKEVKHYADAYYKPISAGVSEVFNINGVEVAEHEEAVLRLGIGRDHGSSLRPTVMFNGTILEIPENYRGDVQKDRPRFFGVLEIPVPADLLQKNNSISVSFWDNGGHISSVALRHYAFSREVERSANSPVTGLGDDMGFEKSMLLYPNPVSGTLHIEVDSKAIGSKYYIVNSVGGDVKMGTISQQFVPINIKSLPAGVYVLKLGNNSTSLGKKFVVQ; from the coding sequence ATGAAAAACTATCTATACATTTCAAGCCTTTCCTTCCTTCTTTTCCTCTCCTTTTCAGCGTGGGCAAGTTCAGAAGATTCCGTAAAGGTAGATATCAACTTCGACCTGAGGCACGAGGTAGGCAATATCTCCACATTTGACCGAAACAAATTCATTACTATTCATTCTAATATTACTGAACAAGAATGGGATGGAGATAATTTTACTCCAGATTTAAGAGATAACTTTCTCAATGGTTACGATGCGTATTTGGGGCGGGATACAGGCGGTATTTCTTGGTGGCTCAATGCCATGGTAAAGGAAGACCCTAACCGACCAGGCTATGCCGATTCGGTAGATATAGCCACTTTTGGGCAAAATGTGAGGAATACCTATGCAAGTAAAACCCAATACCATTCCTATGAAAGTCGGAATGGTCAGATAATCTGCGCCCAACTGCACCCTTTTTGGCCCGATGGGCAAACAACCAAAAATGGATGGGCATTTTCCCAAGCCGATACCCAAGATGAACCCTTCGGAACGGCAACAGGCGAATACATGGGCAGGTTCATCAAAGAGTTTTTTGGCACTGGAGGAACTACAGGGCAGGGTAGGCCAAATTATGTTGAGATCATCAACGAGCCGCTCTGGCACTTGGTAGATTATGGCACCGATTCGCCCGAAAAGATTTTTAAATTCCACAATGCCGTTGCCAAAGAAATAAGGAAATACAACAAAGATTTGGTGATTGGTGGCTATTGTACTGCATTCCCAAATCACGATGAGGATAACTTCAAAGAATGGGAAAACCGCTGGAAACTGTTCATGGATATTGCTGGGGAGAATATGGATTTTTGGACCATCCATTTGTACGATTTCCCTGCCTTTGGAGGTACGCAGCAGTACAGAAAGGGCAGCAATATGGAAGCTACTTTCGATATGATGGAGCAATACAGCTTCATGAAGTTTGACGAAGTGAAGCCGTTTATGGTATCAGAATATGGGGCTCAAATGCATGATTATCGCAAGCAATGGACTCCTTTCCGTGATTGGCTTTTTGTGAAGTCCGTCAATTCTATGATGATGCAGTTTATGGAACGCCCAAATATCATCAATAAAACTATTCCCTTCATTCCATTAAAAGCAGAGTGGGGAAGGGATGCTGATGGCACTGCTTACAACAACCGTTTGCTCCGCAAGGCAAATGAACTGCCCGGGCAAACAGGCGAGCATTATGTGTACACCGAGTATATAAAAATATTTGAATTGTGGTCCGATGTGAAAGGAACTCGTGTAGATTCGTATGCGACCAATCTTGATATAATGACGGATGCATACGTAGATGGGAAAAAGGCGTATGTGATATTAAATAATTTGAAATTTGAACCTGTCAATATTAGTTTAAACCACTTCGGCTTTTCGGGAAACTCTCTTGAAAAAGTGGAGATGAAACATGTGTACCTAGAAGGGCAAGTCCCGGTATTGAAAAAAGAAGAATTTGCTTCAGCACCCCAAGGAGTAACCTTGGAAAGTGAAGGTACAATCGTATTGGCTTATACGTTCAACCAAGAAGTTAAGATTGACCAGTTGTCCAAAGAAGTAAAGCACTATGCAGATGCTTATTATAAACCTATTTCCGCTGGAGTGTCTGAGGTTTTTAATATCAATGGTGTTGAAGTTGCTGAGCATGAAGAGGCCGTACTTCGATTAGGTATTGGTAGAGATCATGGTAGTAGCCTACGCCCAACAGTTATGTTCAACGGGACAATTCTGGAAATCCCTGAAAACTACAGGGGGGATGTTCAGAAAGACAGGCCACGATTTTTTGGGGTGTTGGAAATTCCCGTACCAGCTGACCTTCTTCAAAAAAATAACAGTATTTCTGTTTCTTTTTGGGATAATGGCGGGCATATCAGTAGCGTAGCTTTGCGGCATTATGCATTCAGCCGAGAGGTAGAGCGTTCTGCCAATTCTCCTGTTACGGGCTTGGGGGATGATATGGGCTTTGAAAAATCAATGTTGCTTTACCCTAATCCTGTTTCGGGAACTCTCCACATAGAGGTTGATTCGAAAGCAATTGGCTCTAAGTATTATATTGTAAACTCGGTGGGCGGTGATGTAAAAATGGGTACGATTTCACAACAGTTCGTACCCATCAATATCAAAAGCCTTCCAGCAGGAGTGTATGTGTTGAAGTTGGGAAATAATTCGACCAGTTTGGGGAAGAAGTTTGTGGTTCAGTAG
- the aldA gene encoding aldehyde dehydrogenase translates to MAEVKNYQLFIGGEWTDATTGKTEDILSPADDSVVGTVQMGVEADAQAALEAAEKAQKEWKKVPARQRADILRKFAAEILANKAYLAELLVREQGKLIGVANMEVEVTASFIEYACDCARHIEGDIIPSDNPEEHIWIHKIPKGVVVAITAWNFPLALAGRKIGPALIAGNSIVVKPTQETPLATLELGFIAEKVGLPKGLLNIVTGQGRVLGNALVANPITKMVTMTGSTPAGQQIFRTAADNLIHVQLELGGKAPAIVFADADLDVAAEAAFHSRFDNCGQVCTCNERMYVHEDIYEAFMEKFMAKVEALKLGDPLNPETTIGPKVNKKEVGNMEHLIAKSVEEGAKIAIGGKKPEGAQFEKGCWFEPTVLTEVTQDMTIVHEESFGPILPVIKFSDFDQVIGYANDCDYGLAAMIFTKDMGTILKCNDELEFGEIYVNRGHGEQHQGFHNGYKLSGTGGEDGKYGFEQYMEKKTFYVKY, encoded by the coding sequence ATGGCTGAAGTGAAAAATTACCAACTTTTTATAGGAGGCGAGTGGACAGATGCGACTACTGGCAAGACCGAAGATATTTTAAGCCCTGCCGATGACTCTGTGGTAGGAACAGTACAAATGGGAGTGGAGGCAGATGCACAAGCTGCCCTTGAAGCTGCCGAAAAAGCACAAAAGGAATGGAAAAAAGTTCCTGCTCGCCAGCGTGCAGATATCCTAAGAAAATTTGCCGCTGAAATCTTAGCAAATAAGGCGTACTTAGCCGAGCTTTTGGTAAGAGAGCAAGGTAAATTGATTGGCGTAGCCAACATGGAAGTGGAAGTAACAGCTTCTTTCATAGAATATGCCTGCGATTGTGCCCGCCACATCGAGGGTGACATCATCCCTTCTGACAATCCTGAGGAGCACATCTGGATCCACAAAATTCCTAAAGGTGTAGTTGTGGCTATCACAGCTTGGAACTTCCCATTGGCACTTGCCGGCAGGAAAATAGGACCAGCGCTTATCGCCGGAAATAGTATAGTGGTAAAACCTACCCAAGAAACTCCGTTGGCTACATTGGAATTAGGCTTTATTGCCGAAAAAGTTGGTTTGCCTAAAGGTTTGCTCAACATCGTAACTGGACAAGGCAGAGTACTTGGAAATGCTTTGGTAGCTAACCCAATCACTAAAATGGTGACCATGACGGGTAGTACGCCTGCAGGTCAGCAGATTTTCAGAACGGCTGCCGATAACCTTATACACGTTCAGTTGGAATTGGGTGGAAAAGCTCCTGCTATCGTTTTTGCCGATGCCGATTTGGACGTGGCTGCGGAAGCTGCTTTCCATTCTCGTTTCGATAACTGCGGTCAGGTTTGTACGTGCAACGAGCGTATGTATGTGCACGAAGATATTTACGAAGCGTTCATGGAGAAATTCATGGCAAAAGTAGAAGCGTTGAAATTGGGTGATCCTTTGAACCCAGAAACTACCATAGGCCCTAAGGTGAACAAGAAGGAAGTTGGGAACATGGAGCACCTGATAGCAAAAAGTGTAGAAGAAGGTGCAAAAATAGCGATAGGTGGTAAAAAACCTGAAGGTGCTCAGTTTGAAAAAGGCTGCTGGTTTGAGCCTACGGTACTTACCGAGGTAACTCAGGATATGACCATCGTTCACGAAGAGTCATTCGGTCCTATTCTTCCAGTAATCAAATTCTCTGATTTCGACCAAGTAATTGGCTATGCCAACGACTGTGATTACGGTTTGGCAGCAATGATTTTCACCAAAGACATGGGCACGATCTTGAAATGCAACGACGAGCTTGAGTTTGGCGAAATCTATGTAAATCGTGGCCACGGTGAGCAGCACCAAGGTTTCCACAACGGTTACAAGCTAAGTGGAACAGGTGGAGAAGATGGAAAATACGGCTTCGAGCAGTACATGGAGAAGAAAACGTTTTATGTAAAATACTAG
- a CDS encoding tetratricopeptide repeat protein, translated as MNKQLIKNSTRHLIFFFFMGLYITANGQVPENLSVYEQGDLEKLLSQAESFRLKEPKKAISLFEECKAHYYSKQDTLGVIIVLEKLSNLYANLANYDKSYDGYWEALILAEQLENESAKASIYNGLGWLYSFFGRKKIAEEYFNKAININKKLLQQTPQNRQMLLDNYYAMVTLHRKENELFQARLYLDSCKMLQDPNSDQIFLKAELGYILTKEQKYKEAEEILLEVKASFEQRDSSYLIILYPFLGDVYMNMGDLNTSEKLYLDALSIADVFKSHLDLIPNILEKLAEVYHLKGLNEKAYNEMKEAKLLNENQFGSRSQHNQRLLEIKDIYRIEMERQEQLIDEQRLTFLEQQHKIGELRSYLLAGTIVFLIVVGFIFYRFLRTRYKAEKKLLRQKQQLEMQKKEEVLVVKNKELTSSALQAIEKEELLVETKEELLKQKDNPDPKEINKIIKKIDRSTNLSWDEFELRFLAVNQDFYDKLRSGFPNLSQNDHKLCALIKLNFSSKDMAKLLGITVESVHTSRYRIRKKMELDRSTNLEDFIAKL; from the coding sequence ATGAACAAACAATTAATAAAAAATTCAACTAGACACCTTATCTTTTTCTTCTTCATGGGGCTGTACATTACTGCAAATGGACAGGTTCCTGAAAACCTTTCTGTATACGAGCAAGGTGACCTAGAAAAATTACTTAGCCAAGCAGAAAGTTTCCGACTAAAAGAGCCAAAAAAGGCAATTTCACTTTTTGAAGAATGCAAAGCCCACTATTACAGCAAGCAAGATACCTTGGGGGTTATCATTGTACTGGAAAAATTATCGAACCTTTATGCCAACCTTGCCAACTACGACAAATCCTATGACGGCTACTGGGAAGCATTGATCTTGGCCGAACAGTTGGAAAATGAAAGTGCAAAAGCTTCCATTTACAATGGACTTGGCTGGCTGTATAGTTTTTTTGGTAGGAAAAAAATAGCAGAAGAATACTTTAACAAAGCGATCAACATCAACAAGAAATTGCTCCAGCAAACTCCCCAGAACAGGCAAATGTTGCTGGATAATTATTATGCAATGGTCACATTGCACAGGAAAGAGAATGAGTTGTTTCAAGCCCGTTTATATCTTGATAGCTGCAAAATGCTACAAGACCCTAACTCAGACCAAATTTTCTTGAAGGCAGAGCTAGGGTACATTCTTACAAAAGAACAAAAGTATAAAGAGGCCGAAGAAATTTTACTTGAAGTAAAAGCTAGTTTTGAACAACGTGACAGCAGTTACCTCATTATCCTTTATCCTTTTTTGGGAGATGTGTATATGAATATGGGCGACCTGAATACAAGTGAAAAACTTTATTTAGATGCGCTCTCTATTGCCGATGTTTTCAAAAGCCACCTAGACCTTATCCCCAACATCCTTGAGAAACTGGCAGAAGTTTACCACCTAAAAGGTCTGAACGAGAAAGCATATAATGAAATGAAAGAAGCCAAACTGCTAAATGAAAACCAGTTTGGAAGCCGTAGCCAACATAACCAGCGCTTGTTGGAAATCAAAGATATCTACCGAATAGAAATGGAGCGGCAAGAACAGCTAATTGACGAACAACGCCTTACTTTTTTGGAACAACAACACAAGATTGGAGAACTCCGCTCTTACCTTTTAGCTGGCACTATTGTTTTCCTTATTGTAGTTGGCTTCATCTTTTACCGATTCCTCCGAACAAGATACAAAGCCGAGAAAAAACTGCTCCGCCAAAAGCAGCAGCTTGAAATGCAAAAAAAGGAGGAAGTCTTGGTTGTAAAAAACAAAGAACTGACGAGCTCAGCTCTTCAAGCCATTGAAAAAGAAGAACTTTTGGTAGAAACCAAAGAAGAGTTACTAAAGCAAAAAGACAACCCTGATCCTAAGGAAATCAATAAAATCATCAAAAAAATAGACCGGAGTACCAACCTGAGCTGGGATGAGTTTGAGCTGAGATTCTTGGCCGTGAACCAAGATTTTTATGATAAACTGAGAAGTGGCTTTCCGAACCTGAGCCAAAATGACCATAAACTTTGTGCGCTTATCAAGCTGAACTTCTCTTCCAAAGACATGGCCAAACTACTTGGCATTACTGTAGAATCGGTACATACATCGCGCTACCGAATCAGGAAAAAAATGGAATTGGACAGAAGTACAAACCTAGAAGACTTTATAGCTAAACTCTAA
- a CDS encoding glycoside hydrolase family 2 TIM barrel-domain containing protein yields the protein MKKYYYSFTFFFFIVIGAYFVFPAGKDNLHNREIDFNSNWKFSLVDKDEFQAPQINAINWKNVQLPHDWSVEASFDSINGEGATGYLPGGYGLYQKEFKLDPEPGHTFYIYFDGVYNNSEVWLNGKKLGEHPYGYSPFYFDITDQLQTDGNNLLVKVDHSRYADSRWYSGSGIYRNVKLITTADLHIPVWGTFITTPEITKSSATVSLKVTVKNKKGLDEKFDLHTQVFDPSGALVAEVTEKFEVGKNSQSTFSQKLNVSNPLLWDIQFPNIYKAVTSVVQGGEVIDVYETPFGIRTIHFDKDKGFFLNGKNMKIKGVCLHHDGGLVGAAVPKAVWRRRLETLKEGGCNAIRVSHNPASDEFLQLCDEMGFLVQEEFFDEWDNPKDKRLNQNEQSVDYITRGYAEHFQEWAERDLKSTMLRSRNHPSIFQWSIGNEIEWTYPSNAHATGFFNMSWNGNYFWSLPPISPEEIKKRYEENPKGKYAIEKTAQKLAKWTRELDTTRYIIANCILPSASHISGYADALDIVGYSYRRVLYDYGHENYPDKIIMGTENLGQWHEWKSIEERPHISGTFLWTGIDYMGESNKQWPRKATPSGLLDLAGFEKPSYHMMKTLWTEEPHIYISSQTESKSIFKVDEATGEPVERKPNGWEHALWFWHDVNEHWNYEANEVTIVEVLSNCEEVELFLNGKSLGTKKLESFPDRIYKWAVPFEAGKLEAKGKKAGTEIAATIQTAGKPSSIELSVEEDANSLDANDVVHVIAQVLDENGNPVKNEEVEIEFATEGAVKILGVDNGAADNVQKFQSNKIVTSKGRTLMLLQLQGAKSNIVVSAKSGKLAAASLKL from the coding sequence ATGAAAAAATACTATTATTCATTTACATTTTTCTTTTTTATTGTCATTGGGGCGTACTTTGTTTTTCCTGCTGGCAAAGATAACTTACATAATAGAGAAATTGATTTCAACTCAAACTGGAAATTTTCTTTGGTAGACAAAGATGAATTCCAAGCTCCACAAATAAATGCGATTAATTGGAAAAATGTTCAACTTCCGCACGACTGGAGCGTAGAAGCTTCTTTTGATTCTATTAATGGAGAAGGAGCCACAGGTTATTTGCCAGGAGGGTATGGCCTCTATCAAAAAGAGTTTAAACTCGACCCAGAACCTGGTCACACGTTTTATATTTATTTCGATGGGGTTTATAACAATTCAGAAGTATGGCTCAACGGAAAAAAACTAGGCGAGCACCCTTACGGATATTCCCCCTTTTATTTTGACATAACCGATCAACTACAAACTGATGGGAACAATCTGTTAGTGAAGGTAGACCACTCACGTTATGCCGATAGCAGATGGTACTCGGGTTCGGGCATCTACCGCAATGTGAAGCTTATCACTACGGCAGATTTGCATATTCCTGTTTGGGGTACGTTCATCACCACTCCCGAAATCACCAAATCAAGTGCTACGGTTTCTTTAAAAGTTACTGTAAAAAACAAAAAAGGGCTTGACGAAAAATTTGATCTACACACACAGGTTTTTGATCCTTCAGGTGCATTGGTTGCCGAAGTAACCGAGAAGTTTGAAGTGGGAAAAAACTCTCAGAGTACATTCTCTCAAAAGCTGAATGTGAGCAATCCTCTTTTATGGGATATTCAATTTCCAAACATCTACAAGGCGGTTACATCTGTAGTGCAAGGCGGTGAAGTAATTGACGTTTACGAGACGCCTTTTGGAATTAGAACTATTCATTTTGACAAGGACAAGGGCTTTTTCCTGAATGGAAAGAATATGAAAATAAAAGGCGTTTGCCTTCATCATGACGGTGGACTAGTTGGAGCAGCAGTACCCAAAGCTGTGTGGAGAAGAAGGTTGGAGACATTGAAAGAAGGCGGCTGCAATGCTATAAGAGTCTCTCACAACCCTGCCTCAGATGAGTTTTTGCAACTCTGCGATGAGATGGGTTTTTTGGTGCAAGAAGAGTTTTTTGACGAATGGGACAACCCAAAGGACAAAAGGCTTAACCAAAATGAACAATCGGTGGACTATATCACCAGAGGTTATGCAGAACACTTTCAAGAATGGGCAGAGCGCGATCTAAAAAGTACGATGCTCCGTAGTAGAAACCACCCAAGTATATTCCAATGGAGCATAGGGAACGAAATTGAATGGACCTATCCTAGCAATGCACATGCGACAGGCTTTTTCAACATGAGTTGGAATGGCAATTACTTTTGGTCTTTGCCGCCAATTTCTCCTGAAGAAATAAAAAAGAGGTACGAGGAAAACCCAAAAGGCAAGTATGCAATAGAAAAAACGGCTCAAAAGCTGGCAAAATGGACAAGGGAACTTGATACCACAAGGTATATCATAGCCAATTGTATCCTTCCTTCTGCAAGCCATATTTCTGGTTATGCCGATGCGCTGGATATAGTAGGGTATAGCTACCGCAGGGTTTTATATGATTATGGGCACGAGAACTATCCTGATAAGATTATCATGGGCACAGAAAATCTTGGGCAGTGGCATGAGTGGAAAAGTATAGAGGAACGACCACACATTTCTGGTACATTCTTGTGGACGGGGATCGATTACATGGGCGAATCGAACAAGCAGTGGCCAAGAAAAGCTACACCAAGCGGATTGCTAGATTTGGCTGGTTTTGAAAAACCTTCTTACCATATGATGAAAACTCTTTGGACGGAAGAACCACATATCTACATCTCATCTCAAACGGAAAGTAAGTCTATTTTCAAGGTTGACGAAGCTACTGGCGAACCTGTTGAGAGGAAGCCTAACGGTTGGGAACATGCTTTATGGTTTTGGCACGATGTAAATGAGCACTGGAATTATGAAGCAAATGAAGTAACCATTGTAGAAGTCCTATCGAACTGCGAAGAGGTAGAGCTCTTTTTAAATGGGAAATCGCTGGGAACAAAAAAACTAGAGAGCTTTCCCGACAGGATTTATAAATGGGCAGTGCCTTTTGAGGCTGGTAAGCTTGAAGCCAAGGGGAAAAAAGCCGGGACTGAAATAGCTGCCACAATCCAAACAGCTGGCAAACCTTCTTCTATCGAACTTTCGGTTGAGGAAGATGCAAATTCACTTGATGCCAATGATGTGGTGCATGTAATCGCACAAGTATTGGATGAAAATGGAAATCCTGTAAAAAACGAAGAGGTTGAGATTGAATTTGCCACAGAAGGTGCTGTAAAAATACTTGGGGTAGATAACGGTGCGGCCGACAATGTTCAAAAGTTTCAGAGCAACAAAATTGTGACAAGCAAAGGGCGTACGCTCATGCTTCTTCAGCTCCAAGGTGCTAAATCGAATATTGTTGTTTCAGCAAAATCGGGTAAGCTGGCTGCAGCCTCTCTTAAATTATAA